The following proteins are encoded in a genomic region of Sulfurospirillum arsenophilum NBRC 109478:
- the nusA gene encoding transcription termination factor NusA: MEKIVDIIESIAHEKGLDINEVKNTVTLALVKTAKRIYGAEYEYGAEIDPATKTLKLYQKVIVVTPDDERLLDGNENFIAIKDAKEVDPDIEIGDELTYELPLDNLGRTAAATLQKELEYHIQRLLENNIFEKYQKLVGKTVFGTVARVDNDENTYIEIDEIRAVLPRKNRIKGEKFKVGNVVKSVIRKVLIDKSQGMYVELSRTSPKFLESLLELEVPEIKDELIKIIGSARIPGERAKIALTSLHPNIDAVGATVGTKGVRINAVSRELHNENIDCIEYSNVPEIFIARALSPAIISNVKIQNGKAIVTLPSDQKSKAIGKNGINIRLTSMLTGFEIELVESGSSTPNETSGDDQAERDPNALKNLFGGL, from the coding sequence ATGGAAAAAATTGTAGACATTATAGAATCTATTGCCCATGAAAAAGGGTTAGACATTAACGAAGTTAAAAATACCGTCACTTTGGCACTGGTCAAGACTGCAAAGCGAATTTATGGCGCAGAATACGAATACGGTGCAGAAATTGACCCTGCAACGAAAACACTTAAACTCTATCAAAAAGTTATTGTTGTCACGCCAGATGATGAAAGACTCTTAGACGGTAATGAAAATTTTATAGCTATAAAAGATGCAAAAGAAGTGGATCCAGACATCGAAATTGGTGATGAACTTACCTATGAACTACCACTCGACAATTTAGGTAGAACCGCTGCTGCGACTCTTCAAAAAGAGCTTGAGTACCACATTCAGCGATTACTAGAAAATAATATTTTTGAAAAATACCAAAAGCTCGTAGGCAAAACTGTTTTTGGAACCGTCGCTCGTGTTGATAACGATGAAAACACCTATATTGAGATCGATGAGATTAGAGCGGTATTGCCACGTAAAAACCGTATTAAAGGTGAAAAATTTAAAGTCGGCAATGTTGTTAAGAGTGTTATTCGTAAAGTACTTATCGATAAATCTCAAGGAATGTATGTAGAGCTTTCTCGTACCAGCCCTAAATTCTTAGAATCTTTATTAGAACTCGAAGTTCCTGAAATCAAAGATGAACTGATCAAAATCATCGGAAGTGCCAGAATTCCAGGAGAGAGAGCGAAGATTGCATTAACATCACTTCACCCAAATATTGACGCTGTAGGTGCGACTGTTGGAACCAAAGGTGTGAGAATAAATGCTGTAAGTAGAGAGTTACATAACGAAAATATCGACTGTATTGAGTATTCAAATGTTCCTGAAATTTTTATCGCACGTGCCCTTAGCCCTGCGATTATTTCCAATGTTAAAATTCAAAATGGCAAAGCCATTGTCACGCTTCCAAGTGACCAAAAATCAAAAGCAATTGGAAAAAATGGTATCAACATTCGTCTTACTTCAATGCTAACAGGATTTGAAATTGAGCTTGTTGAATCAGGAAGTTCTACTCCAAATGAAACCTCAGGTGACGATCAAGCGGAACGCGATCCAAACGCACTTAAAAATCTTTTTGGTGGACTATAA
- a CDS encoding HP0268 family nuclease: MEIKLARNEINGKPKTITLDKVTEIIEKEGQKIFYFDKENSHKDLVALVEHFEAQGFSVYLRDIRYGLGEGDYMYEVHIL; encoded by the coding sequence ATGGAAATCAAATTAGCAAGAAATGAAATTAATGGAAAACCAAAGACAATTACATTGGACAAAGTGACTGAGATTATCGAAAAAGAGGGACAAAAGATTTTTTATTTTGATAAAGAGAACTCTCATAAAGATCTTGTAGCACTTGTTGAGCACTTTGAAGCACAAGGTTTTAGCGTCTATTTACGCGACATCCGTTATGGTTTGGGTGAGGGCGATTATATGTACGAAGTACATATTCTCTAA